From one Streptomyces sp. CA-210063 genomic stretch:
- a CDS encoding STM4013/SEN3800 family hydrolase: MNEVVGRDDLLLLTLDTLRYDVAVRLAAEGRLPNLTAELPGGTWEKRHAPGSFTYASHQAMFAGFLPTPAAPGQHPRLFAGRFAGSETTAGRTFVFDSPDLVSALAEHGYRTVCIGGVGFFNKQGALGSVLPGLFQESHWEPEFSVASPTSFESQVARAERVVAELPAERRLFLFLNASALHQPNWFHLPGATRETGDSLVTHAAALEYIDRHVGRLFAAMRSRRRCFAVVCSDHGTTYGEDGYTGHRLGHEAVWTVPYSHFFLESSA, from the coding sequence ATGAACGAGGTGGTCGGCCGCGACGATCTGCTGCTGCTCACGCTCGACACCCTGCGGTACGACGTGGCCGTGCGGCTCGCGGCGGAGGGCCGGCTGCCGAATCTCACCGCTGAACTGCCGGGCGGTACCTGGGAGAAGCGGCACGCGCCCGGCAGCTTCACCTATGCCTCGCACCAGGCGATGTTCGCGGGTTTCCTGCCGACCCCGGCGGCCCCCGGGCAGCACCCGCGGCTCTTCGCGGGCCGGTTCGCCGGCAGTGAGACGACCGCGGGGCGCACCTTCGTCTTCGACAGCCCCGACCTGGTGTCGGCGCTCGCCGAGCACGGCTATCGCACGGTGTGCATCGGGGGTGTCGGGTTCTTCAACAAGCAGGGGGCGCTCGGCAGCGTCCTGCCCGGCCTGTTCCAGGAGAGCCACTGGGAGCCGGAGTTCTCCGTGGCGTCGCCGACGTCCTTCGAGTCCCAGGTGGCCCGCGCCGAGCGGGTCGTGGCCGAACTGCCCGCCGAGCGGCGGCTGTTCCTCTTCCTCAACGCCTCGGCGCTGCACCAGCCCAACTGGTTCCACCTGCCGGGCGCCACCCGCGAGACCGGCGACAGCCTGGTCACGCACGCGGCGGCCCTGGAGTACATCGACCGGCACGTCGGGCGGCTCTTCGCCGCGATGCGTTCGCGGCGCCGCTGCTTCGCCGTCGTCTGCTCCGACCACGGGACCACGTACGGCGAGGACGGTTACACCGGGCACCGGCTCGGCCACGAGGCCGTGTGGACCGTCCCCTACAGCCACTTCTTCCTGGAGTCGTCCGCATGA
- a CDS encoding STM4015 family protein, with protein sequence MTIGSHLEEFHDLPVHRFPKSVKGPEGAADLPAPESVAWSIAVDSYDSEEAWEDAFARFLASVDTTEVRALVVGAWSDAYDNGPEDLIKALVAAKDRLPALRALFLGDIVMEECEISWINQGDVDPLLNAFTELEEFGVRGGQGLVFPAVRHERLRTLTVETGGMPVDAVRGVAESDLPALVHLDLWLGTSEYGGDSEVADLAPILAGTRLPALKYLALRNSEMQDDICAALASAPVVARLDVLDVSMGVLTDDGATALLTGQPLTHLTTLDLHHNYLSPAIRDRLRDSLEAEGVQVDVDADDAESDEEEDGTVWRFVAVGE encoded by the coding sequence ATGACCATCGGGAGCCATCTGGAGGAGTTCCACGACCTGCCGGTCCACCGCTTCCCCAAGTCGGTGAAGGGCCCGGAGGGCGCCGCGGACCTGCCCGCTCCCGAGTCGGTGGCCTGGAGCATCGCCGTGGACTCCTACGACAGCGAGGAGGCGTGGGAGGACGCGTTCGCCCGGTTCCTCGCCTCTGTCGACACCACCGAGGTGCGGGCGCTGGTCGTGGGCGCCTGGAGCGACGCGTACGACAACGGCCCCGAGGACCTGATCAAGGCCCTGGTGGCGGCGAAGGACCGGCTGCCCGCGCTGCGCGCGCTGTTCCTCGGCGACATCGTGATGGAGGAGTGCGAGATCTCCTGGATCAACCAGGGCGATGTGGACCCGCTGCTGAACGCCTTCACCGAGCTGGAGGAGTTCGGTGTGCGCGGCGGCCAGGGGCTCGTCTTCCCCGCCGTGCGTCACGAGCGGCTGCGGACGCTGACGGTCGAGACCGGCGGCATGCCCGTCGACGCGGTCCGGGGTGTCGCGGAGAGCGACCTGCCGGCCCTCGTCCACCTCGACCTGTGGCTGGGAACCTCCGAGTACGGCGGCGACTCGGAGGTGGCCGACCTGGCGCCGATCCTCGCGGGCACCCGGCTGCCGGCTCTCAAGTATCTGGCGCTGCGCAACAGCGAGATGCAGGACGACATCTGTGCGGCGCTCGCCTCCGCCCCGGTGGTGGCCCGCCTCGACGTCCTCGACGTGTCGATGGGCGTCCTCACCGACGACGGCGCGACCGCACTGCTCACGGGCCAGCCGCTCACCCACCTCACCACGCTGGACCTGCACCACAACTACCTCAGCCCGGCGATACGCGACCGCCTCCGGGACTCCCTGGAGGCCGAGGGGGTCCAGGTCGACGTCGACGCGGACGACGCCGAGTCGGACGAGGAGGAGGACGGCACGGTCTGGCGCTTCGTCGCGGTCGGCGAGTAG
- a CDS encoding STM4014 family protein, which produces MSGWTGAADAGPGPYRWVVVGNGENRRVGLFVAAAEAAGVGTPRVVEWRDVLRDGGHEFAADEIVRLDSPGENAEVDRLLRGVDDPTRVEGSATWYARFLAAVGSLRGGVRLDDPADLAVLFDKRLCHARLDAAGVPVPPSPTSGDTPPVRGWDDVRAAMREHGMARVFVKPAHGSSASGVLAVESAISGRIRATTSVEAAPDGRLHNSLRVRRYTDEREIAGIVDALAVDGLHIERWLPKASAHGRSADLRVLVVAGRATHAVVRTSRFPMTNLHLGGARGDLASVVDAAGDRWRQALDICERAAACFPDTLCVGVDLLPAIGWRRFAVGEVNAFGDLLPRLTGLPGGPAEGLDTYAAQLAAVRSALLPAPSHPPQTRKDHAPF; this is translated from the coding sequence GTGTCCGGTTGGACCGGAGCGGCAGATGCGGGGCCCGGCCCGTACAGGTGGGTCGTCGTCGGGAACGGGGAGAACCGGCGGGTCGGGCTGTTCGTCGCGGCGGCGGAGGCGGCCGGTGTCGGCACGCCGCGTGTCGTCGAGTGGCGGGACGTGCTGCGCGACGGCGGCCACGAGTTCGCCGCCGACGAGATCGTACGGCTGGACTCGCCGGGCGAGAACGCCGAGGTGGACCGGCTGCTGCGGGGTGTCGACGATCCGACGCGCGTGGAGGGCTCGGCCACCTGGTACGCCCGTTTCCTGGCCGCGGTGGGCTCGTTGCGGGGCGGGGTGCGGCTGGACGATCCGGCGGATCTGGCGGTGCTGTTCGACAAGCGGCTGTGCCATGCCCGGCTCGACGCGGCGGGGGTGCCGGTGCCCCCGTCGCCCACCTCGGGCGACACGCCGCCGGTGCGCGGCTGGGACGACGTACGGGCGGCCATGCGGGAGCACGGCATGGCGCGTGTCTTCGTGAAGCCGGCGCACGGGTCCTCCGCGTCCGGGGTGCTGGCCGTCGAGTCGGCGATCAGCGGGCGGATCAGGGCGACCACTTCGGTGGAAGCGGCCCCGGACGGGCGGCTGCACAACTCGCTGCGGGTCCGGCGCTACACGGACGAGCGGGAGATCGCCGGCATCGTCGACGCCCTCGCGGTCGACGGTCTGCACATCGAGCGCTGGCTGCCGAAGGCGTCCGCGCACGGCAGGTCCGCCGACCTGCGGGTCCTGGTCGTGGCGGGCCGGGCCACGCACGCGGTCGTCCGCACCAGCCGTTTCCCCATGACCAATCTCCATCTCGGCGGGGCACGGGGCGATCTGGCGTCGGTCGTCGACGCGGCGGGCGACCGCTGGCGGCAGGCGCTCGACATCTGCGAGCGAGCCGCCGCCTGCTTCCCGGACACACTGTGCGTCGGTGTGGACCTGCTGCCGGCGATCGGCTGGCGCCGGTTCGCCGTCGGCGAGGTCAACGCGTTCGGTGATCTGCTGCCCCGGCTGACCGGGCTGCCGGGCGGCCCGGCAGAGGGCCTGGACACCTATGCGGCGCAGCTCGCGGCGGTGCGGAGCGCGCTGCTCCCGGCGCCCTCGCACCCCCCTCAGACAAGGAAAGACCATGCACCCTTCTGA